The nucleotide window TACTCAGCGAAAGATCCAGCAACGTGCAGATCTCGGCATAGCGCAAGCCATCGAGCTGGGCCAGCAAAAACACTTGCTTTGCCTTGCCCGGCAACCTGTCGAGGATGGTGTCGATCTCGGTCAGCGTTTGCAGGACGGCCAGCCGCTCTTCCGGCGATGGCTGGGCAGGCTCGGGCAGTGCGGCCAGTGCCGCCAGGTAGGCCTGCTCGAGCTTCTTGCGGCGCAGATGGGTAACCAGCAAGCCCTTGGCGATCGCCGTCAGGTAGGCGCGGGGTTCGCGCAGGTCCTCGGGAAGGCGGGCCGTCAGGAGCCGCACGAAGGTGTCGTGGGCCAGGTCGGCGCCCAGGTTCCTGCAATCGAGCTTGTGACTGAGCCACGCCGCCAGCCAGCCATGGTGCTCGCTGTAGAGCGAGCCGATGTGTCGATGCGCTTCAGCGCTGGGTATGGTGTGGGTCACTTCGGCGACGGAAAATGGGATCGGTAATGAGAAGCATTCTCATGCTAGCCTAGATTGCATGGTTTTAGCAATCCGGCTCAGCCGTGAAAATCCCGTTGCCCGGCCAAAAACATCGCACTTCCCGCGCCGCGTGGCCCTTACCGCCCCGCCTTACCCGCGGAAGCCTCCTCTTCGAGGATCGCATCCCCGGTGATCGCATCTTCTTCGATAATCGCCACGTCCCAAGGCGCCAGCGTCAGTGTTTCCGCGGGCATGACTTTCCGGCCCGCCAGCAGTTCGGTACCGGCCTTGCGCGGATAGGCGAAGCTCACCGGTGCGGCGGAATAGTTGAAGTAATAGTGCACCGCCCGGTTCGAGCCGTTGATGCCGGTGCGCGTGCGGACGTTCGCCGGCAGCTGCCGGTCTTGCCCTGCCAGGCCGATCTCCTGCAGCGAGGACTGCAGCACCGCCTTCTGCAGCTGGTCCGTCAGGTAGGTGCCCTGGTAGATGACCTTGCCCGCGCCGTACTGGTTCGACGTGATGGCCGGCCAGCGGCCGAAGAACGGGTGGTCGTACCAGGCCAGCGCCGTGGCCGTGTCGAGCTGCAGGAACTCGGCCCAGTGCTGCACCTTGTTGGCCGTGCCCACCTTGTACGGGTCGTCCTTCAGCGCGAGCGGCTGGGCCAGGTTGGAAAATTCCTGGTAGTGGAAGCCGAGCGCCTCGCGCAGGGGGCCCGGCGCCATCGACCAGCGCACCGCCGTGTGCTCGTTGGTGAAGCCGCTCTTGAAGGTCATCACCACGCGGCCACCCTTGCGGATGTACTCGGTGATGCGGCGCAGCAGCGCGTCATCGGCCACGTACAGGGATGGCACAACCAGCAGCTTGTAGGAGGAAAAATCCGCGGTGTCGGGGAAGACGAAATCCGCGCCCACGTTCAGGTCGTACAGCGCGCGGTGGACCTGGCGGACCAGCGAACCGTAGTCGGCCCGGGTGGCGGTGCCGCCCCATTGCGACTCCCTGGCGAACGGCATGTCGTTGAGGGCGTTCAGCGAATCGCGGCTCCACAGGATCGCCACGTCGTTCCTGATGCGCAGGTTCACCAGGCGCGGGCCGATCTTTTTCAATTCGGCGCCCGTCCGGCTCATCTCGGCGTAGGCACGGTTCGGTTCCAGGTCGTGCGACAGCACGCCTTTCCAGTAGGTTTCCTGGTTCGCATGGATCGACGACCAGTGCCAGTATTCGACCATGTTGGCGCCGTTGGCCAGGTGCGTGTAGACGTCCTGGCGGAATTGCCCGTCGTACGGCGGATACTGGAACGACGAGCTCCAGTCGGTGGATTGCGCATTGGTTTCCGTGACGAGGAAATTGCCGCGCTTGAGCGAGCGCGTGAAGTCCGCCTGCAGCGTCTGGTCGGCGCCGTTGTAGTACTCGCGCTGGCCCCAGTAGTAAATGTTCACGGCCGGCATGTCGAGCGCGCGCGACACGGCTTCCTCGTTGACGTCGCTGTGCAGGGCGCCGGCGAAATCGTGCGTGACGAACTGGCGCGCCGACGCGCATTCGCGCACCAGGCCGGCCTGCCAGGTGAGGAAGTCCGTGACACGCATCTGTCCCCAGCGCGACCATTCGAGCTTGTAGCCGGTGCTCTGCGCGCCGTCCGGGCGGGGCAGGTCGACCCAGCTGTGCAGGTTCTGGCCCCAGTAGTTGAGGAACCATGCCTTGCTGAGGTTTTCCGGCGTGCCGAACTTCTTTTCGAGGTAATGCTGGAAGCGCACGAACACGTCGTCGTTCGCCGCGCCATAGGTGCCCGTTTCATTGTCGACCTGCCAGCCGATGACGTGAGGGTTGTCCCGGTAGCGCGTGACGATCTTGCGGATCAGGCGCTCGGCGTAGAAGCGATAGGCGGCCGAGTCGGTGTTCATGTTCTGGCGCATGCCGTAGGTGTTCTGTACACCGTTGAACTTGCGGGCGAGGATTTCCGGGTTCTGCTTTGCCATCCAGGCCGGGATCGAATACGTCGGCGTGCCCATGATCACCTTGATGCCGGCCTTGCCCATCGCGTCGATGACCCGGTCCATCCAGGCATAGTCGAAGCGGCCATCCTCGGGTTCCCACAGGCTCCAGGTCGATTCGCCCAGCCGCACCACGTTGAAGCCGGCGGCCTTCATCATCGCCACGTCTTTTTCCAGGCGCTCGTAGGGCATGTACTCGTGGTAGTAGGCTGCTCCGTACAGCACGGTCGGCAGTGCCGGCGGGGTGCCGGCGGGTGGCTGGGCGAGTGCCGGCGCGCACACGCAGGCGATCAGGGACGACAACGCGTACGCGAGGATTTTCCGCTTCTGCATGCGATATTTTCCTGGTGATGGAAACCGGTTCCGGTAGCAGCCGATTGTCGGGTCTGGCCGGGTGGCCGCACAATGACGAAAATGATCGGCGCGGCGAATGATTTGTGAAGGCCCGCCACGGTAGCCGGAGCCGGATCGAGCTGTTATGATCCCGGCAACACACCCCGCAGAGGGTGCAGCGCCGGGACAGCCCATTACATCGGAGACAATGCAACAGTTCTACAAGAAGGCGCTGCTTGCGCTGATCTTCCTCGTGGTGGCGGATGCCCTGTGCGCGGCGTTCCTCGTCCACCGCAGCCACCTGACCCTGTCGCTGCTGCCGGCCGACAGGGATGGCGTGCGGTGGCACTATGTCGATTACTCGGATGTGGCGGAAGGCGGCACCTCCACCGTCCGCATCCACGATCCCGGGCGCGAACGCCTGCGTTTCGATTTCAGGCTGACGGACAAGGCGCGCTATCCCTTTGCTTCCGCGGAGCTGTCGCTGGATGACGGCAAGGGGCGGCCCGCCTTTGCCGACTGGTCGAAGTACGGCACGGTGACCTTCGTGGCCAGGTGCGCGCCGGCCAATTCGATGATGCTGGCGGTTGCCACGTTCGATGAAACGATCTCCCGGCGGGGCGAGCCGCAAACGTACCGCTCGCCCGGCACCTTCTTTTCCTGCAACGAGCAGGGCATGCCGGTGGCGATCGACCTGACCCGGCTCGTCATCCCCGAATGGTGGCTGTTCTCGATGAACCTCGATCCCTCCAACCTGGGCTATACCCTGGACAAGGTATCGAAGATCGTCTTCGGCACCAGCCCCAGGAGTCCCCGCGGCGTCGATTCGCAGGCGGAAATCAGCGAGGTCACGCTGCACGGCCGGGATTACCGCTACATCGCCGTGCTGGCGGTGTTGCTGGTGGCGGGATGGGCCGCCTTCGGCGTCTGGTTTTTCCGTGCCCACACGCGTGCCCTGACCGCGAGCCTCGATTCGCGCATGAAGAAGGACTTGCCGCTGGTCGCCTACCGCCAGCTGACGCTGGAACCCTACAAGGACAAGGAAAAGGCGTCGGTCTTGCGTTTTATTTCCACTAATTACACCGACACCGCACTGGACCTGGAACGCGTGGTGGCGGGAACCGGTGCCAACCGGAACAAAGTCAATGAAGTGCTGAAAGCGGAACTCGGCATGACATTTACCGCTTACCTGAATAAATTGCGGCTGACCGAAGCCGCGCGATTACTGGCCGATAAAAGCGCGGCAACCATTGCCGAAATAGCCTATTCGGTCGGCTATGGCAATGTCTCGTATTTCAACAAGCTGTTCAAGGAAGAATACGGCTGCACGCCGAAAGCCTTCCGCTCCCACGCTTCGCAACACCCGATCGACGCCGGCCATCCCCCGGCCAGGCAGCCCGCACCCCCGGCAGACGCGCCGCAGTAGCGCCTTTGCACTCCTCGCACTTCTTGCAATCTCCGCACCAGTAATCGCAATTTCGGCACCGTGCTAGAAATCCCGGTACCGGCGTTAAAGCCGTGCCGGCCGAAGCCCTATGCTCCGGGCATGGCCATGTCGCCGCCGCCGATGCCGTGCGCATGCATCGGCGTGCCGCCAGCGGCGCATGCGGCGACGCGGCCCTGACACCCGTCGATATTCAAGAAATTAATAGAAGGAGGAGACCTTGATTTCACGCCAGGTTTGCGCGCTGTTGTCCGCCGCATTATTACTGACCGGTTTCGCCCAGGCGGAAACTTATCGATGGGATTCGGTCGCCACGGGTGGCGGCGCCGCAAAGCCGGCGCAAGCGCGAGGTTTTCTGTAAAAGAATGACGATGGAGACGACGATGCCGCATACCGGCAAACCACACAGGGTTGCCCTGTTATTCAACGGGAACAAGATATTCGACCGCGAAGTGATGGCCGGGATCGCGGCCCACCTGCGCAGTACCCGCGCCGAGTGGGACCTGTTCCTGGAAGAGGATTTCCGCCTTCGCCTGCACAATATCGAGCACTGGCAGGGCGATGGCATCATCGCCGATTTCGACGACCCGTGCGTGGCCGAGGCCCTGTCGGGCTGCCGCTTCCCCGTGGTGGCGGTGGGCGGCTCGTATGCCGACGATAGCGGCTATCCCGCCAACGTGCCGTACGTGGCCACCGACAATGCCAAGCTCGTCAAACTGGCCTTCGACCACCTGATCGATGCCGGCCTGCACCGCTTCGCCATGTTCAGCCTTCCCGAAGCACCCGGCAACCGCTGGGCGCAGGAGCGCGAGCATGCGTTCCGCGAGCTGGCCGGAAAGAGCGGGGCGCACGTCGAGGTTTTCCAGGGCTGCGCCACCGCCGGTTCCTCGTGGGACGAAGCCGTGCAGGGCCAGATCGCCTGGCTGCGCAGCCTGCCGAAACCGTGCGGCATCATCGCCGTCACCGATGC belongs to Pseudoduganella albidiflava and includes:
- a CDS encoding helix-turn-helix domain-containing protein — its product is MQQFYKKALLALIFLVVADALCAAFLVHRSHLTLSLLPADRDGVRWHYVDYSDVAEGGTSTVRIHDPGRERLRFDFRLTDKARYPFASAELSLDDGKGRPAFADWSKYGTVTFVARCAPANSMMLAVATFDETISRRGEPQTYRSPGTFFSCNEQGMPVAIDLTRLVIPEWWLFSMNLDPSNLGYTLDKVSKIVFGTSPRSPRGVDSQAEISEVTLHGRDYRYIAVLAVLLVAGWAAFGVWFFRAHTRALTASLDSRMKKDLPLVAYRQLTLEPYKDKEKASVLRFISTNYTDTALDLERVVAGTGANRNKVNEVLKAELGMTFTAYLNKLRLTEAARLLADKSAATIAEIAYSVGYGNVSYFNKLFKEEYGCTPKAFRSHASQHPIDAGHPPARQPAPPADAPQ
- a CDS encoding beta-galactosidase, producing the protein MQKRKILAYALSSLIACVCAPALAQPPAGTPPALPTVLYGAAYYHEYMPYERLEKDVAMMKAAGFNVVRLGESTWSLWEPEDGRFDYAWMDRVIDAMGKAGIKVIMGTPTYSIPAWMAKQNPEILARKFNGVQNTYGMRQNMNTDSAAYRFYAERLIRKIVTRYRDNPHVIGWQVDNETGTYGAANDDVFVRFQHYLEKKFGTPENLSKAWFLNYWGQNLHSWVDLPRPDGAQSTGYKLEWSRWGQMRVTDFLTWQAGLVRECASARQFVTHDFAGALHSDVNEEAVSRALDMPAVNIYYWGQREYYNGADQTLQADFTRSLKRGNFLVTETNAQSTDWSSSFQYPPYDGQFRQDVYTHLANGANMVEYWHWSSIHANQETYWKGVLSHDLEPNRAYAEMSRTGAELKKIGPRLVNLRIRNDVAILWSRDSLNALNDMPFARESQWGGTATRADYGSLVRQVHRALYDLNVGADFVFPDTADFSSYKLLVVPSLYVADDALLRRITEYIRKGGRVVMTFKSGFTNEHTAVRWSMAPGPLREALGFHYQEFSNLAQPLALKDDPYKVGTANKVQHWAEFLQLDTATALAWYDHPFFGRWPAITSNQYGAGKVIYQGTYLTDQLQKAVLQSSLQEIGLAGQDRQLPANVRTRTGINGSNRAVHYYFNYSAAPVSFAYPRKAGTELLAGRKVMPAETLTLAPWDVAIIEEDAITGDAILEEEASAGKAGR
- a CDS encoding sigma-70 family RNA polymerase sigma factor; translation: MPSAEAHRHIGSLYSEHHGWLAAWLSHKLDCRNLGADLAHDTFVRLLTARLPEDLREPRAYLTAIAKGLLVTHLRRKKLEQAYLAALAALPEPAQPSPEERLAVLQTLTEIDTILDRLPGKAKQVFLLAQLDGLRYAEICTLLDLSLSTVKRHMVLAFRRLLVSL